The following are encoded in a window of Bacteroidota bacterium genomic DNA:
- a CDS encoding DUF2723 domain-containing protein: MGHKKINRLVALAVFAVTMCTYLYTLPPTVVFWDVPEHCAASYLLQVQHPPGSPLLVIVMRVASMIPLFSDIAVRMHFINALASAIVVTLLYLITVRVILLRHDLPEAPFDRIAVYGSAAIGALALTFSTTFWFNALETETRNTSLLFTAIIIWLALRWHEEYEEPHSDAYLLLITFLVGLTTGIHIHGLMGFFVAILVVYFRFYKQSLKQFLFSTDIIKFGVVASLIFFSAYPGIVKWYPSMLAGEVFGITTDLWVVAAVVLPLAAFYLLYHSIKTNKRILNIAALSFLFILLGYSIYAVVYIRSNANPPINEDNPNTLKRLVMYLEREQYGETPLLQRRWSNEPDKMEYFKQYTSDSDYFWRYQINHMYLRYFGWNFIGKEDDWQGAGVKFAQLFGIPFLIGLIGFYYHWKIDPKMAFIMTIYFVLTGFALAVYFNMQQEQPRERDYFFVYSFFGFCLWIGMGTLAIVNYLEQILKEQQARIAGYCALALAFIFVPANMLRSNIHPSSRYGHYLAWDYAYNLLQSTEKDAILITNGDNDTFPLWYLQDVEGVRRDVRVICLSLANTDWYIKQLKDTEPFGAKKVPISMTDDQITGIQPVQYEPQMFSLPVPRSAKEEWDTMSTPPANSDVALQHSLGSEIVDTVKFVMPATLQFGNIKALRVQDILVFDIVRTNRWERPIYFATTGGDDSKIGLQDHMEMRGLAMKLVPRKVRNFWEGVNENVLRKQLMTDVQTPLQTPSFGFRWRGLQDPAVHFDENQRRLIMNYRQAFLSLTVYLTNVKHDSAGAIAALNRMEQVIPHALLSIDYRSKADIAEIYRINGDTLHARQFAAELVTELNPYLTNAQMTEQLDQYNPLIVLSQSYESLKEYDKAIATMNHVAEVYSRIPGIRNMVDQRIREIKAIQAK, translated from the coding sequence ATGGGACATAAAAAGATCAATCGTCTTGTCGCTCTTGCAGTTTTTGCAGTAACGATGTGCACATACCTTTATACGCTTCCCCCGACCGTCGTTTTCTGGGACGTACCGGAACATTGCGCGGCATCGTATCTCCTTCAGGTTCAGCATCCTCCGGGCTCTCCTCTGCTCGTCATCGTCATGCGCGTCGCTTCGATGATCCCGCTGTTCTCGGACATCGCCGTCCGCATGCATTTCATCAACGCGCTGGCGAGCGCGATCGTCGTGACGCTTCTGTACCTTATTACCGTGAGGGTGATCCTCCTGCGTCATGATCTGCCCGAAGCTCCGTTCGACCGGATCGCGGTCTACGGTTCCGCAGCGATCGGCGCCCTTGCATTGACATTCAGTACGACATTCTGGTTTAACGCTCTCGAGACCGAAACGAGGAACACGAGCCTCTTGTTCACCGCCATCATCATCTGGCTCGCCCTCCGGTGGCATGAAGAATACGAGGAACCGCACTCCGACGCCTATTTGCTCCTGATCACGTTTCTTGTCGGGTTGACAACGGGTATTCACATCCACGGGCTTATGGGATTCTTCGTCGCTATTCTCGTGGTGTATTTCCGTTTCTACAAGCAATCGTTGAAACAATTCCTCTTTTCAACGGACATTATCAAGTTCGGCGTTGTCGCCTCGCTGATCTTTTTCAGCGCGTATCCCGGCATTGTGAAATGGTACCCGTCGATGCTTGCCGGCGAGGTCTTCGGGATCACGACCGACCTGTGGGTTGTGGCCGCCGTCGTTCTCCCGCTGGCGGCGTTCTATCTGCTGTACCATTCCATCAAAACCAATAAGAGGATCCTGAACATTGCGGCGCTGTCGTTTCTGTTCATTCTTCTCGGATATTCGATCTATGCCGTCGTCTACATCCGGTCGAATGCCAACCCCCCGATCAACGAGGACAACCCGAATACGCTCAAACGCCTTGTGATGTATCTCGAACGAGAGCAGTACGGCGAGACGCCGCTCCTCCAACGCCGCTGGTCGAACGAACCGGACAAGATGGAATATTTCAAACAGTACACGAGCGACAGCGATTATTTCTGGCGATACCAGATCAACCATATGTACCTCAGGTATTTCGGCTGGAATTTCATCGGCAAGGAGGACGACTGGCAGGGGGCCGGAGTCAAGTTCGCTCAATTGTTCGGCATCCCCTTTCTTATCGGATTGATCGGGTTCTATTATCATTGGAAGATAGACCCAAAGATGGCCTTCATCATGACGATCTATTTCGTGCTGACCGGCTTTGCCCTCGCGGTCTACTTCAACATGCAGCAGGAGCAGCCGCGCGAGCGTGATTACTTCTTCGTCTATTCCTTCTTCGGGTTCTGTCTGTGGATCGGCATGGGGACACTTGCCATCGTGAATTATCTTGAGCAGATACTGAAAGAACAGCAGGCGAGGATCGCCGGTTATTGCGCGCTGGCACTTGCGTTTATTTTCGTCCCGGCGAACATGCTCCGGTCCAACATCCATCCGTCCAGCCGCTACGGGCACTACCTCGCATGGGACTACGCGTACAACCTGCTTCAGAGCACTGAGAAAGACGCCATCCTCATCACCAACGGCGACAACGATACCTTCCCGCTGTGGTACCTGCAGGATGTCGAAGGAGTCAGAAGAGACGTCAGGGTCATCTGCCTGAGCCTTGCGAACACCGATTGGTACATCAAGCAGCTGAAAGATACCGAACCGTTCGGAGCGAAAAAGGTGCCGATCAGCATGACGGACGATCAGATCACGGGCATTCAGCCCGTGCAGTATGAACCGCAGATGTTCTCACTCCCCGTGCCGCGGAGCGCCAAGGAAGAATGGGACACGATGTCAACGCCTCCGGCAAATTCCGATGTTGCCCTCCAACATTCACTCGGGTCGGAAATTGTGGATACGGTAAAATTCGTCATGCCGGCAACGCTGCAATTCGGAAATATCAAAGCGCTCAGGGTGCAGGACATTCTTGTCTTTGACATTGTCCGCACGAACCGGTGGGAGCGTCCGATCTACTTTGCAACAACAGGCGGAGACGACAGCAAGATCGGTCTTCAGGACCATATGGAGATGCGCGGGCTTGCGATGAAGCTCGTTCCCCGGAAAGTCCGCAATTTTTGGGAAGGCGTGAATGAGAACGTTCTTCGAAAGCAGCTCATGACGGATGTTCAAACTCCGCTTCAAACGCCGTCATTCGGTTTTCGGTGGCGGGGACTCCAGGATCCGGCGGTGCATTTCGACGAAAACCAGCGCCGGCTTATCATGAATTACCGGCAGGCGTTCCTCTCGCTCACCGTCTATCTCACGAACGTCAAGCACGATTCGGCCGGCGCTATCGCAGCGCTGAACAGAATGGAACAGGTCATTCCGCATGCTCTTCTCTCCATCGACTATCGGTCCAAAGCCGACATCGCGGAAATTTACAGAATAAACGGAGATACTCTCCACGCACGTCAATTTGCCGCGGAGCTCGTAACGGAATTAAACCCGTACCTGACGAACGCACAGATGACCGAGCAATTGGATCAGTATAACCCTCTTATCGTCCTGTCGCAATCGTATGAATCCCTGAAGGAGTATGACAAAGCTATCGCGACCATGAACCATGTCGCCGAGGTCTATTCACGCATACCCGGGATCAGAAACATGGTGGACCAAAGGATCCGGGAGATAAAGGCGATCCAAGCGAAGTAG
- the tatA gene encoding twin-arginine translocase TatA/TatE family subunit — MGNLGAPELILILLVILIFFGAKKIPEIAQGFGKGVREFRKASKDIQEDIAADEAKVIEEKKNVCPYCSAPFVEGAKFCPSCGKSLSGVTCSKCHANNPVGSRFCKECGNQLTA, encoded by the coding sequence ATGGGAAATCTTGGTGCACCTGAACTGATCTTGATCCTTCTCGTCATCCTGATTTTTTTCGGCGCTAAAAAAATTCCCGAAATCGCGCAAGGATTCGGGAAGGGAGTCAGAGAATTCAGGAAAGCGAGCAAGGACATTCAGGAAGACATCGCCGCGGATGAAGCAAAAGTTATCGAAGAGAAAAAGAACGTCTGTCCATACTGCAGCGCTCCCTTTGTCGAGGGGGCAAAATTCTGCCCTTCATGCGGAAAATCTCTTTCCGGCGTGACGTGCTCAAAATGCCATGCGAACAACCCCGTGGGAAGCAGATTCTGCAAGGAATGCGGCAACCAGCTCACGGCCTGA
- a CDS encoding DUF1003 domain-containing protein, whose translation MISQEFLAKIPIFEKLSSADLEVLRTLWHPRDLKQNEVLFRKGESGSSMYIIEEGSIEISVPSQTEKKDIRVSLLSQGEFFGELSLVDGLPRTAKATATSDSRLLEMMRDHFIQFVTTRPTVAISMISEMGKRLRATNDLVTTLASKNVNVEMEEQLSFGDRLADKVADFVGSWTFVIYFFVCLILWILLNVMEFIFKPFDAYPFVFLNLVLAVVASLQAPLIMMSQNRAQKQDRLKADLDYQVSLKSELMLQQLHVKTDEMRALEFETMEQILKKELAYIRHQLQEIRNLPAEAPLPKDS comes from the coding sequence ATGATCTCTCAAGAGTTTCTGGCCAAGATTCCGATTTTTGAAAAGCTCTCATCGGCTGATCTCGAAGTCTTGCGTACCCTGTGGCATCCCCGGGATTTGAAGCAGAACGAAGTGTTGTTCCGGAAAGGGGAGAGCGGGTCTTCGATGTACATCATCGAGGAAGGGAGTATTGAGATTTCAGTCCCGTCCCAGACCGAGAAAAAGGACATACGGGTCTCCCTCCTGAGCCAGGGAGAATTTTTCGGCGAGCTTTCTCTTGTTGACGGGCTTCCCCGGACGGCCAAAGCCACGGCAACCAGCGACAGCCGGCTTCTGGAAATGATGCGCGATCATTTCATCCAATTTGTCACCACCCGTCCCACGGTGGCGATCTCGATGATCAGCGAGATGGGAAAGCGGCTGCGCGCGACGAACGACCTTGTGACGACGCTCGCTTCGAAAAACGTGAATGTCGAGATGGAGGAGCAATTGAGCTTCGGGGACAGGCTCGCCGACAAGGTCGCAGATTTTGTAGGAAGCTGGACGTTCGTCATTTATTTTTTCGTCTGCCTTATCCTGTGGATTCTACTTAACGTCATGGAGTTTATTTTCAAACCGTTCGACGCGTATCCTTTTGTCTTCCTCAACCTCGTCCTTGCCGTGGTCGCCTCTCTGCAGGCCCCCTTGATCATGATGAGCCAGAATAGAGCCCAAAAACAGGACCGTTTGAAGGCGGACCTCGACTACCAGGTGAGTTTGAAATCGGAATTAATGCTCCAGCAGCTGCATGTCAAGACCGACGAAATGCGCGCTCTCGAATTCGAAACGATGGAGCAGATACTCAAAAAGGAGCTCGCCTACATCCGCCATCAACTTCAAGAGATTCGTAATCTCCCCGCTGAGGCCCCTCTGCCGAAAGATAGTTGA
- a CDS encoding response regulator, with amino-acid sequence MAKILVIDDDEIMNGMIVQLLSEAGYDVEGAHDGSLGLKMIESKTFDLIITDIVMPEKEGIETIMEIRGQSRKTPIIAISGGGKIEPEQYLRMAQHFGADYTFQKPFDQKHFLAAVRECLSGL; translated from the coding sequence ATGGCAAAAATACTTGTGATCGACGATGATGAAATCATGAACGGAATGATCGTGCAACTCCTGTCGGAAGCCGGGTACGACGTGGAAGGAGCGCACGACGGGAGCCTCGGCTTAAAAATGATCGAATCCAAAACGTTTGACCTGATCATCACGGACATCGTCATGCCGGAAAAAGAAGGAATTGAAACGATCATGGAAATCCGGGGACAGAGCAGGAAAACACCGATCATCGCCATTTCGGGGGGAGGGAAAATTGAGCCGGAACAATATCTCCGGATGGCTCAGCATTTCGGCGCAGATTACACATTCCAGAAGCCTTTTGACCAAAAGCACTTTCTAGCTGCGGTGCGGGAATGTCTGTCGGGACTTTAG
- a CDS encoding PAS domain S-box protein: MGMKIPGKPTLRLLVILGGAMVASEIASVKILPLFFKSESWTTSLTEAGLFTLITFPLVYLFSFKPMDRLYDRLRETEERFRATFAQAALGIAHVSLNGRFILVNARWCEIVGYSRDELMTMRFQDITHPQDLQNSLVNLNSLLADETRTLTTEKRYLRKDGSVVWINLRTSCVRDTSGTPQYFISIIEDITQRRQAETALRENEHNMNAILESTADGIAAVNSEGRIIKSNQRFAELWRIPQSLIDSGDETEVFNHVLTEVTDPEAFRSKIQQLRGSDGFDFDTVYCKDGRVFERYSSSITNGRQHSGRVWSFRDITKRTEMEKDLRESEERYRSIINASPDNITFARLDGSIEMISPLAVSMFGYDSEEQSRGLNIVDFIVPSDRPRALANIAARLHGEPMRSNEYRALRKNGSTFDIEVNTDFIRDRDGRPEKLVLVIRDITKRKEAEQALRESEERFRSVYENSTIGLYRTKPDGTILLANPTIIEKLGYKTFDELKSRNLNREGFEPSYERRQFVEQMERCGEIRGLESAWKKSDGSIIHVRESARAIKDGAGNTLYYDGTVEDITDRKRAEEALRESEAHARKLAAIVESSDDVIISKTLEGIITSWNRGAESIYGYSPSEVIGKPISILLPPGSSDDMEEILDKIKAGSKLVHYETVRQKKNGERIEMSLTISPIKDPDGRIVAASTIGRDITERNRAERLLRQSEDKFKTAFLTNPDAVNINRLDDGMYVSINPGFTRIMGYSEEEMVGKTSLGLDIWVHPEDREKLIDGLRENGRFDNLEAPFRTKHGEIIVGLMSASIIEMEGVPHILSITRDITDLKRSEEKKLELERRLLQSQKLESIGTLAGGIAHDFNNVLGGIVGYTEMSLQYAEKNSKLERNLFKVLKATERAKNLIQQILTFSRKTAPQKAIISVRPVIREVLDMLKASIPSSVTILSELDKTAKPILADSTKIHEVLLNLATNAVDAMERRGTLTFRLLSVMLDKGFHGQVGEITPGEYTVVEVSDTGCGMDAATLARAFEPFFTTKAVGIGTGMGLSVVLGVLQSFGGDVRVESIVGRGTTFRLFFPAVDDPVPEITDEEALKKLSGDETILFVDDEPMLIEMTKEILAPMGYTVIGITESIEALHFIQQHSSDIDILITDQTMPGISGMELAKETLKIRSDLPVVLCTGFSSELNPERVAAIGIDHILMKPFRANELSGIIRDIIDHQQ; the protein is encoded by the coding sequence ATGGGAATGAAAATACCGGGGAAGCCGACACTCAGACTTTTGGTCATCCTTGGCGGAGCCATGGTGGCGAGCGAGATAGCCAGCGTAAAGATTCTCCCCCTTTTCTTCAAGAGCGAAAGCTGGACGACGTCGCTTACCGAGGCGGGGTTGTTTACGTTGATTACGTTTCCCCTCGTCTATCTTTTTTCGTTCAAGCCAATGGACAGATTGTATGACAGGCTTCGCGAAACGGAAGAGCGTTTTCGAGCCACGTTCGCTCAGGCGGCCCTCGGCATAGCTCATGTTTCGCTTAACGGCAGATTCATTCTGGTCAATGCCCGATGGTGTGAGATCGTCGGCTATTCCCGGGACGAACTGATGACAATGAGGTTTCAGGATATCACACATCCGCAAGACCTGCAAAATAGCCTCGTGAATTTGAACTCGTTGCTGGCCGACGAAACCCGGACACTGACTACGGAAAAACGTTACCTCCGAAAGGACGGATCTGTCGTCTGGATCAATCTGCGGACTTCGTGTGTTCGAGACACTTCCGGTACGCCTCAGTATTTCATCTCCATTATTGAAGATATTACCCAGCGGCGGCAGGCAGAAACGGCCCTGCGCGAGAACGAGCATAACATGAATGCCATTCTGGAGTCGACCGCCGACGGCATTGCAGCCGTGAACAGTGAAGGGAGAATAATAAAATCCAACCAGCGGTTTGCCGAACTATGGAGGATCCCTCAATCATTGATCGATTCGGGGGATGAAACAGAGGTGTTCAATCATGTCCTGACAGAGGTTACGGACCCGGAAGCATTCCGTTCGAAGATTCAGCAGCTGCGAGGATCCGACGGCTTCGATTTTGACACTGTGTATTGCAAGGACGGCAGGGTCTTTGAGCGGTATTCCTCATCGATAACCAACGGGAGACAACACAGCGGACGCGTGTGGTCGTTCCGGGACATTACAAAGCGGACGGAAATGGAAAAGGATCTGCGCGAAAGCGAAGAGCGCTACCGCTCCATTATCAATGCGTCCCCCGACAACATTACCTTCGCCCGGCTCGACGGAAGTATTGAGATGATCTCACCGCTCGCCGTTTCCATGTTCGGTTATGATTCCGAAGAGCAGTCGCGCGGGTTGAATATCGTGGATTTTATCGTTCCAAGCGACCGGCCTCGCGCTCTCGCCAACATCGCGGCGAGACTCCATGGCGAGCCGATGCGGTCGAACGAGTACCGGGCGTTGCGTAAAAACGGAAGCACGTTCGACATTGAGGTCAACACAGACTTTATTCGTGACCGTGATGGCCGGCCTGAAAAATTAGTGCTGGTCATTCGCGATATCACCAAACGCAAAGAGGCTGAACAGGCGCTCCGGGAAAGTGAAGAGAGATTCCGGTCCGTCTACGAAAACTCAACCATCGGGCTGTACCGTACAAAGCCCGACGGGACCATCCTCCTTGCGAACCCCACGATCATTGAAAAGCTCGGATATAAGACGTTCGACGAACTGAAGTCGAGAAACTTGAACCGCGAAGGGTTCGAGCCGTCGTACGAACGCCGGCAGTTTGTCGAGCAGATGGAACGATGCGGCGAGATTCGAGGGCTGGAATCGGCCTGGAAGAAAAGCGACGGGTCGATCATTCACGTCAGAGAAAGCGCCCGTGCGATCAAAGATGGAGCCGGCAACACGCTCTATTACGACGGTACCGTAGAGGATATCACCGACAGAAAACGGGCCGAAGAGGCGCTCAGAGAAAGCGAAGCTCATGCCAGAAAACTTGCCGCTATCGTCGAATCGTCCGACGACGTCATCATTAGCAAGACGCTGGAGGGCATCATTACCAGCTGGAACAGAGGGGCGGAATCGATCTACGGTTACTCTCCGAGCGAGGTGATCGGGAAGCCCATCTCCATCCTCCTTCCCCCCGGCTCTTCGGACGACATGGAGGAGATTCTCGATAAAATCAAGGCGGGTTCGAAACTGGTCCATTACGAAACTGTCCGCCAGAAAAAGAACGGCGAACGGATCGAGATGTCCCTGACGATATCGCCGATCAAGGATCCCGACGGACGCATTGTCGCTGCGTCGACGATCGGGAGAGACATTACGGAACGGAACCGAGCGGAGAGGCTGCTGAGGCAGAGCGAGGACAAGTTCAAAACGGCATTCCTGACAAATCCCGACGCGGTGAACATTAACAGGCTTGATGACGGGATGTACGTTTCGATCAACCCGGGCTTCACCCGCATCATGGGCTACTCGGAAGAAGAGATGGTGGGAAAAACATCGCTCGGACTCGATATCTGGGTGCATCCCGAGGACAGGGAAAAGTTGATCGACGGATTGCGGGAAAACGGAAGGTTCGACAACCTCGAGGCCCCCTTCCGGACGAAGCATGGTGAGATCATCGTCGGCCTAATGTCCGCTTCCATCATCGAAATGGAAGGCGTCCCCCACATTCTCTCCATCACGCGCGACATCACCGACTTGAAACGGAGCGAAGAGAAAAAACTCGAGTTGGAACGCCGCCTTCTGCAGTCGCAAAAATTAGAAAGCATCGGGACCCTTGCCGGAGGCATTGCGCACGATTTCAATAACGTGCTCGGCGGAATTGTCGGCTATACTGAAATGTCGCTTCAGTATGCCGAGAAAAACTCAAAACTCGAGCGAAATCTCTTCAAAGTCCTCAAAGCTACCGAAAGGGCAAAAAATCTGATCCAACAGATACTGACATTCAGCCGAAAGACAGCGCCGCAAAAAGCGATCATTTCGGTCCGGCCGGTCATCAGAGAAGTGCTGGACATGCTGAAGGCTTCGATCCCCTCCTCCGTCACGATCCTCTCCGAACTGGACAAGACCGCAAAGCCGATCTTAGCTGATTCGACCAAGATCCATGAAGTGCTTCTGAATCTTGCCACCAATGCGGTTGATGCCATGGAAAGGCGGGGGACGCTGACATTTCGCCTTCTGTCTGTCATGCTCGATAAAGGTTTTCACGGTCAAGTCGGAGAGATCACGCCGGGCGAGTATACCGTCGTGGAAGTGTCCGACACGGGATGCGGAATGGATGCCGCGACGCTCGCGAGGGCATTCGAACCTTTCTTCACGACGAAGGCGGTCGGGATCGGCACGGGAATGGGGCTCAGCGTCGTGTTGGGGGTCCTCCAATCGTTCGGAGGAGATGTTCGGGTGGAAAGCATCGTTGGAAGAGGGACAACGTTCAGACTCTTCTTCCCCGCGGTCGATGATCCGGTCCCAGAAATAACGGATGAGGAGGCATTGAAGAAGCTGTCGGGCGACGAAACAATACTCTTTGTCGACGATGAACCGATGCTCATCGAAATGACGAAAGAGATACTGGCCCCGATGGGATACACCGTGATCGGCATTACCGAAAGCATCGAGGCGCTGCATTTCATTCAACAACACTCGAGCGACATCGACATCCTGATCACCGACCAGACCATGCCGGGCATCTCGGGAATGGAACTGGCAAAAGAAACGTTGAAAATACGAAGCGATCTTCCGGTTGTTCTCTGTACCGGATTCAGCAGCGAATTGAACCCGGAGAGAGTGGCCGCGATCGGCATTGACCACATCTTAATGAAGCCTTTTCGCGCAAACGAATTGAGCGGAATTATCAGGGATATTATTGATCATCAACAATAA
- a CDS encoding response regulator: protein MKILVVDDDVVSQLLITEQLQSLNYEVSVASDGKEAWSVYQAKNPRIVITDWMMPQVDGLELTRMIRSENRNAYTFIIFLTVLRGKGSYLEAMKAGADDVLTKPFDSEQLAARLQVAERILNMQHEIRQLQSILPICSYCRRIRQDDDTWVSIEKHIKQKTDTSFSHGICPDCYHSHVKPAIEKLRGKEKAV, encoded by the coding sequence ATGAAAATTCTTGTTGTCGATGACGACGTCGTCTCCCAGCTCCTGATCACGGAACAGCTGCAAAGCCTCAATTACGAAGTGTCTGTCGCCTCGGACGGCAAAGAGGCATGGAGCGTCTACCAGGCTAAGAATCCCAGGATCGTCATTACGGATTGGATGATGCCTCAGGTGGACGGCCTGGAATTGACCCGCATGATCCGGTCAGAGAACAGGAATGCGTACACGTTCATCATTTTCCTCACCGTTCTCCGGGGCAAAGGAAGTTATCTTGAAGCGATGAAAGCCGGAGCCGATGATGTTCTCACAAAGCCGTTCGACTCGGAGCAGCTGGCCGCGCGCTTGCAGGTCGCGGAACGCATCCTGAACATGCAGCACGAGATCCGGCAGCTTCAGTCGATCCTCCCGATCTGCTCCTACTGTAGACGGATCCGCCAGGATGACGACACATGGGTGTCAATCGAAAAGCACATCAAGCAGAAGACCGACACCTCGTTCTCGCACGGCATTTGTCCCGACTGCTATCACAGTCATGTGAAGCCGGCCATTGAAAAGCTTCGCGGCAAAGAAAAAGCTGTGTAA
- a CDS encoding ATP-binding protein yields MTDADHQAGPSAEALLERVRFLEETNQWMLESFEEVSTIDDEQSSLQSGWDKLSIYSSTREHLRRLVGLETTAFFIPDESTNEFTLDDVDPPGDRHLILNEVNQFIDEGLFGWALHQSRPIPIPSRTDGRVFVLHGLETRRSVIGMFVGIAAGAESIPNKLALNLMSIILFKTAAGLEQLELYRRISNQNRLLEQKVEERTKELIAAKEIAVRASRLKSEFVANMSHELRTPLSGIIGMAELLLGAELPNEERRYAAIIRASGDTLLAIINDILDFSKIEAGKLTLERIPFDLGQIVAEVAAILEGKAAEKGLKIKTDLPEKCLSNLLGDPLRLRQILMNLVGNGIKFTDRGSIAISASIEPPGVENPMLKISVSDTGIGIADEIQKNLFQSFTQGDGSTTRKYGGTGLGLAISKQLVELMGGSIGVQSHEGEGSTFWFTLPLHAQHAVREPSAVHIIDRLHDHSPDPPPISSGKEDHAPMIVGKDVRILIAEDNQINQEVAKGMLEKFGVQAAVAGNGRETVEANLRTPFDLIFMDCQMPVMDGYEATRLIRSSDQRRDRPVIVAMTANAFNEDRERCIQAGMDDYVAKPFRKSDIEGILRKWLPRIAINAGTPQPVQASSVLTAPPATVIDPERIKEINSITSHGHPSLLRRITRQLDNDSPKRILQMREAAVAQDAGKIRMAAHALRGSAAQIGAVAVAELSEHIELLAINGHLAETEHLVDELEEALKKTVSQLETLIPKDDLL; encoded by the coding sequence ATGACAGATGCAGACCATCAGGCGGGCCCGAGCGCCGAAGCGCTGCTGGAGCGCGTGCGTTTTCTCGAGGAGACAAACCAATGGATGCTCGAGTCGTTCGAAGAAGTTTCCACCATCGACGACGAGCAATCCTCGCTGCAATCAGGCTGGGATAAACTTTCGATTTACAGTTCGACGCGCGAACATCTTCGCCGCCTTGTCGGGCTGGAGACGACGGCTTTTTTCATCCCCGACGAGTCGACCAATGAATTTACCCTGGACGATGTCGATCCGCCAGGCGACCGTCATCTGATTCTTAACGAGGTGAACCAGTTTATCGACGAGGGCCTTTTTGGCTGGGCGCTGCATCAAAGCAGGCCTATTCCTATTCCGTCCCGAACCGACGGGCGCGTCTTCGTCCTGCACGGCCTTGAGACCCGGCGGAGCGTCATCGGGATGTTCGTGGGCATCGCGGCCGGCGCTGAATCTATCCCGAATAAGCTGGCGCTCAACCTGATGTCGATAATCCTGTTCAAGACAGCCGCCGGCCTCGAACAGCTGGAATTATACCGCCGTATCAGCAATCAAAACAGGCTCCTCGAGCAGAAGGTTGAGGAACGGACAAAGGAGCTGATCGCCGCGAAAGAAATTGCCGTCAGGGCTTCGCGGCTCAAATCCGAATTTGTGGCGAACATGAGTCACGAGCTGCGGACCCCCCTCAGCGGCATCATCGGCATGGCAGAACTTCTCCTCGGCGCTGAACTTCCAAACGAAGAGCGGAGGTACGCGGCGATCATCCGTGCATCAGGAGATACCCTCCTCGCGATCATCAACGACATTCTTGATTTTTCAAAGATCGAGGCGGGCAAGCTGACACTCGAACGAATTCCTTTCGACCTGGGACAGATCGTCGCCGAGGTCGCCGCGATCCTTGAGGGAAAAGCGGCTGAAAAAGGGCTGAAGATAAAAACGGATCTCCCTGAGAAATGCCTTTCGAATCTGCTGGGAGATCCGTTGCGTCTGCGGCAGATCCTGATGAACCTCGTCGGTAACGGGATCAAATTTACCGACCGGGGCTCGATCGCGATAAGCGCATCGATCGAACCGCCGGGCGTTGAGAACCCGATGCTGAAGATTTCGGTCTCCGACACCGGCATCGGCATTGCCGATGAAATTCAAAAGAACCTCTTCCAGAGTTTCACCCAGGGAGACGGGTCGACAACGAGAAAATACGGCGGAACCGGTCTCGGCCTTGCGATATCCAAACAGCTGGTGGAACTAATGGGAGGGTCGATCGGCGTTCAAAGTCACGAGGGGGAAGGAAGCACATTTTGGTTTACTCTCCCGCTTCACGCTCAACACGCGGTCCGGGAACCATCAGCAGTCCATATCATAGACCGGCTACACGATCATTCCCCTGATCCCCCCCCAATTTCAAGCGGCAAAGAGGATCATGCGCCGATGATCGTCGGCAAGGATGTCCGCATTCTGATCGCTGAAGACAATCAAATCAATCAGGAAGTCGCCAAGGGGATGCTCGAGAAATTCGGCGTGCAGGCGGCAGTCGCCGGCAACGGCCGTGAAACTGTCGAAGCGAATCTTCGGACTCCGTTTGATCTGATCTTTATGGACTGCCAAATGCCCGTGATGGACGGTTATGAGGCAACCCGGCTCATCCGGAGCAGTGATCAGCGGAGGGACAGGCCCGTGATCGTCGCGATGACGGCCAATGCCTTCAACGAGGACCGGGAGCGATGCATTCAGGCCGGGATGGACGATTACGTTGCGAAGCCGTTCAGGAAATCTGACATCGAGGGAATCCTTAGAAAGTGGCTGCCGCGCATCGCGATCAACGCGGGCACACCCCAACCCGTTCAGGCGTCTTCGGTCCTGACAGCGCCCCCCGCGACCGTCATAGATCCGGAACGCATCAAAGAAATTAACAGCATCACCTCGCACGGACATCCCAGCCTGTTACGACGCATCACGCGGCAGCTCGATAATGACTCGCCAAAAAGAATTCTTCAGATGCGTGAAGCGGCGGTTGCACAGGATGCCGGGAAGATCCGAATGGCCGCTCATGCCCTTCGGGGAAGCGCCGCTCAAATCGGCGCCGTCGCAGTTGCAGAACTTAGCGAGCATATAGAACTTCTTGCAATCAACGGCCATCTCGCAGAGACCGAACACCTGGTCGATGAACTCGAGGAGGCCCTTAAAAAAACAGTGTCGCAGCTTGAGACATTAATCCCAAAGGATGACCTTTTATGA